The Peribacillus simplex genome contains the following window.
ATCCGATGTACCATATAAAAAGATTAAAAGATTTTCTGCCCATGTTTCAAGATGATGTGATGATGTTCGAACCCGGGGAAAGATTCCATTATAATAATGCTGGCTATATTGTATTGGGATTGATTGTTGAGGAACAAACTGGACTTGAATTTTCCGAATATATTGAGAAGAACATCTTTCTCCCTTGTGGTATGAAAGATTCCGGTTACTTCTCCATGGACAAGCTACCTAAAAACACAGCGCTAGGGTATATAAACGAAAAAAATGGAACATGGAGAACGAATGTTTATTCCCTTCCCGTCAAAGGCGGAGCAGATGGAGGGGCATATATTACCACTAAAGATATGTTCAAGCTATGGGAAGGGTTATTTTCCAATCAGTTACTGAATAAAGAATATACCAATCTTTTATTGGAACCCCATATTACTACGGAAGATGAAGGGGCATTCTATGGGTATGGTATATGGATAAGCAAAAAAAATGACGGGATTTTCAAATATCATATAATGGGCTATGACCCGGGTGTAAGTTTCAATTCTGCGGTATACCCGGCAAATCGAATGATAACCGTCATTACTTCAAATGAAAGCATGGGTCCATACGATATTACCTGCGCGATTGAGAAAGAATTATAAACAAATGGAACCTTTCCGATAGTGAAGGGTTCCATTTGTTTATAGTCAATGTGACTTCATTCATGGATAATCTGTTTTTATTTAAGAAAGGGATGAATTTGCATTCAAATGCTTGATCGTTTCCAGAACTTCTGGATTTTCAAGGGAAGAAACTTGACCTGTATCTTTATTCAAGAACGGGGCTTTAATGACATGGCGCATTACTTTTCCATATCTTGTCTCGGAACGCTCTTTAAGTAGGTAGATTTCTTTAGATTTCAAGGCTTTTCTAAACAAAGAATTTGTATATTTAGATATCTTGAAGTAAAGTATATTTAATATACACCATTTTAACCGGTATTTTCCGATGGAGGTTCTTTTTACGTTATGAAGGCAAGATATGAGCTCGCAAACATGAACTTAACACTGAGCAATGTGACTTTACGTAATGCAGCGGATAGTTATGTCCTCTTGAAAGCTGCAGATGATCAAAATAATAATGAAATCACGATCAAGCTTTCACACGGTCAAGCTGAATTTCTAGAAGCGGAATTAAGGGAAGTAAATCGCCGTCGCAGGGAAAATAGTTCTGAATTATCCGGGTATGATAAGGACCGTTTGAATGACGACGATTCTTTTAATCTGTTTAGCATTGATTTTAACGAAAGTGAACCGAAGTAATTGATAGCATGTGTTCATTACCTCGCCTGAAAAAGGCTTCTCTGTAACTTTCCCTTTCCATATTAAGATGTTGCCACAGAGAGTGTCCCGTTCCCGCCAATAATAAATCCAATGGCCATAAGGAATAAATTAAGCAAGGTGACCTGTCGTTACCTTTTTTCTGATTGCTTGAAAAAATTCTTCACTAAAAGGAATATGGATGACACTACAGCAAAAACCATGAAAAATACGATGAAGCCCCAAAGGCCAACAGCAGCATCTTGAAATTCCATATTACCTCTGCTGGTAAGGGCCTGCTGAATTTCAATTGCAAATACTAAAACAACCATGACAGTAAAGGTATAAAGGAAAGAAAGTATGGTAATCCCAAAACGCATCCGGGAAATTAAATTAGATAAAAATAACACGAACAAAAAGATGATGATACCGATGATTCCCATTATCCAAAAATGCAAATCCTTGTCCGTTGCATTTGAATTTAATGTATCGCTCACAAAGAATAGGATGAAATCGTGAAGATTATTGACGATTTCCGCTAATATCTGGATGAATTCTTTCATTTTTCACACCTCCAATTCCTTAGATTATAGCAGGTTATAAATCTATATAGAAGTGGGCAGGTCCTCTGGGGGCCACGACTGACCTTAGATGGCAGTAATATGAAATAATAAACACGTTAAGGGGTGAATATCCACTACTATGTCAGTGTTTATTCTTTCGCATTTATTGGGACACATAAAAAAATCATAAGTGAATGAATTGGAAAATCAAGACATGAAACGGCAGCTAAATAAAGGTATAGTTAATATATTGGGAATAGGTTAACCAAATAATATTCATTACATAGAAAAATTAGGAATAAGAGATTCTAAAGTAGGTGTTCCTGATTTCTAATATTCTAATGCCCCTAGTAATCTTAGTCTGTCTATATCGTTTTGATTGGTGTCTTCATTAATAAGGTAACTAATAAATAAACGATTTGATTTAATCCTTAATATACTTAAATGTTTTCAAGGTTGGAGGGAAAAGAATGAGTGATTTGCATAATCATGTGTTAACAATAATCGATTATATGAAAACAGGTCATAATACTTGCTTTGTAAAAGTATCCGGTTTTGATGCTGAATCCGAACAGAATTTTGAAGGTGAAGTTAAATTTGTCGGGGATTTGCCATTTGGAGATTTGATACATCCTCAAAGGTCACATCTATCTTCCACTTGCAGGGAATTTGTCCGGGAAGATTTGGTGTTAAGATACGGTAAAGGGCAGTTTGAATGAAGTGGTTGAAATTCTTATGGACGATCTAAGGAAATGACGATCTATTCACTTGTTTAAAATTGGTAAAATACAGGGTATAAAGAATATGGGATGTATGATATTTATCATGCCAATCTTCTCTGTTAACTGACAAAATAGCATATTTTTCCCTATTTAACTCTCGGACTTTAATCCTTATAATTAAATAAGAAAAATATGACAGATAATGTAG
Protein-coding sequences here:
- a CDS encoding serine hydrolase domain-containing protein yields the protein MSTLNLDLSRLIKETSKEIKFSGVIGVKTGDDLIHCSGQGYSNRSDEIMNTTETRFGIASGCKLFTAIAICQLVQKGTLRFDSKLKDCLPIEFRFPDFHQDVTIHHLLTHTSGIPDYFDEEVMEDFEELWQKNPMYHIKRLKDFLPMFQDDVMMFEPGERFHYNNAGYIVLGLIVEEQTGLEFSEYIEKNIFLPCGMKDSGYFSMDKLPKNTALGYINEKNGTWRTNVYSLPVKGGADGGAYITTKDMFKLWEGLFSNQLLNKEYTNLLLEPHITTEDEGAFYGYGIWISKKNDGIFKYHIMGYDPGVSFNSAVYPANRMITVITSNESMGPYDITCAIEKEL